A region of Bicyclus anynana chromosome 17, ilBicAnyn1.1, whole genome shotgun sequence DNA encodes the following proteins:
- the LOC112049486 gene encoding tropomyosin-1, with amino-acid sequence MDAIKKKMQAMKLEKDNAMDKADTCEQQARDANLRAEKVNEEVRELQKKLAQVEEDLVVNKNKLEQANKDLEEKEKQLAATEAEVASLNRKVQQIEEDLEKSEERSGTAQQKLLEAQQSADENNRMCKVLENRAQQDEERMDQLTNQLKEARLLAEDADGKSDEVSRKLAFVEDELEVAEDRVKSGDAKISELEEELKVVGNSLKSLEVSEEKANQRVEEFKKQLKTLTTKLKEAEARAEYAEKTVKKLQKEVDRLEDELGINKDRYKSLADEMDSTFAELAGY; translated from the exons ATGGACGCGATCAAGAAGAAGATGCAGGCGATGAAGCTGGAGAAGGACAATGCCATGGACAAGGCTGATACCTGCGAACAGCAGGCCAGGGATGCCAACCTCCGCGCCGAAAAG GTAAACGAGGAAGTCCGTGAACTCCAAAAGAAACTCGCCCAAGTAGAAGAAGACCTCGTCGTCAACAAGAACAAGCTCGAGCAGGCCAACAAAGACTTGGAAGAGAAGGAGAAGCAGCTGGCCGCTACCGAGGCGGAGGTGGCCTCACTCAACAGGAAGGTGCAGCAGATTGAGGAGGACCTCGAGAAGTCTGAGGAGAGGTCTGGCACAGCCCAGCAGAAACTGCTCGAGGCTCAACAGTCCGCTGACGAGAACAACCG TATGTGCAAAGTATTGGAGAACAGAGCACAACAAGACGAGGAGCGCATGGACCAGCTCACCAACCAACTGAAGGAAGCCCGACTCCTCGCTGAGGACGCTGACGGCAAGTCTGACGAA GTTTCACGCAAGCTGGCCTTCGTTGAAGACGAACTTGAAGTCGCTGAGGACCGTGTCAAGTCTGGTGATGCCAAAATCTCAGAACTTGAAGAAGAATTGAAA GTCGTAGGTAACTCCCTTAAATCACTGGAAGTATCAGAAGAAAAAGCCAACCAACGTGTAGAAGAATTCAAAAAGCAGCTGAAGACCCTCACTACCAAACTGAAGGAAGCTGAAGCACGCGCCGAGTACGCTGAGAAGACAGTGAAGAAACTGCAGAAGGAAGTCGACAGGCTCGAAG